A DNA window from Corvus moneduloides isolate bCorMon1 chromosome 22, bCorMon1.pri, whole genome shotgun sequence contains the following coding sequences:
- the LOC116454743 gene encoding uncharacterized protein LOC116454743 isoform X2, with the protein MGLFPASLLGVEGALLPSRALFHSPDGLPEPRDNGKGRWEWAPGVGSAAGWRLWVFLQRDSLEARSSKGIPWKHTVPKEFPGNTSFLLSCGCLSKGIPWKHTIPAFLWVFVQRDSLEAHTSRGILWKHTIPQGFHGSTQFPLSCGCLSKAIPWKHTIPKRFPGNTIPAFLWVFVQRNSLEAHNSTGIPWKHTIPKGFHGNTQFPLSYGCLSKGIHWKHTIPQGFPGSAQSPVRIQPCSSPPSAGLFPGLQKSHKNVEFRPAGALSPFDPDQSPAPKGVLLQGWEGSLLLRRPAPGQAALPGETEAGMGQT; encoded by the exons ATGGGGCTCTTCCCAGCCTCGCTGTTGGGAGTTGAGGGAGCTTTGCTTCCCTCCCGGGCTCTTTTCCACAGCCCTGACGGGCTCCCGGAGCCGCGGGATAACGGGAAGGGACGTTGGGAGTGGGCCCCAGGTGTGGGGAGCGCTGCAGGCTGGCGTTTGTGGGTGTTTCTGCAGAGGGATTCCCTGGAAGCACGCAGTTCCAAAGGAATTCCATGGAAACACACAGTTCCAAAGGAATTCCCTGGAAACACGtcattcctgctttcctgtgggTGTTTGTCCAAGGGGATTCCATGGAAACACacaattcctgctttcctgtgggTGTTTGTCCAAAGGGATTCCCTGGAAGCACACACTTCCAGAGGGATTCTATGGAAGCACACAATTCCACAGGGATTCCATGGAAGCACACAATTCCCGCTTTCCTGTGGGTGTTTGTCCAA AGCAATTCCCTGGAAGCACACAATTCCAAAGAGATTCCCTGGAA ACACAATTCCCGCTTTCCTGTGGGTGTTTGTCCAAAGGAATTCACTGGAAGCACACAATTCCACAGGGATTCCCTGGAAGCACACAATTCCAAAGGGATTCCATGGAAACACACAATTCCCGCTTTCCTATGGGTGTTTGTCCAAAGGAATTCACTGGAAGCACACAATTCCACAGGGATTCCCTGGAAGCGCACAATCCCCTGTTCGGATTCAACCTTGTTCCTCCCCCCCCAGTGCCGGGCTGTTCCCTGGCCTCCAGAAATCCCACAAAAACGTGGAATTCCGTCCTGCCGGAGCTTTATCTCCCTTTGATCCCGATCAAAGCCCAGCTCCCAAAGGAGTTTTGCTccaggggtgggaggggagcCTCCTGCTCCGGCGTCCTGCTCCGGGCCAGGCTGCTCTTCCCGGGGAAACTGAG GCTGGAATGGGGCAAACCTGA
- the LOC116454744 gene encoding uncharacterized protein LOC116454744, protein MGASAAVEIRQGGTGTVLRTSRNSSRNLFLGPSAEARDGSRKRALSGGLGLWLLPNPVWGCSQTSLSLTFRGKKLLIHGSRWAAELWERIPGWNESDLMRWVCRQGEFQGSWCPEMFWRGWKWEAALPRQPFPLESAQQGQEFHTERCSHRLILSQPKLPELEFVALNTFPGTRQIFQAGLVPSCPFSATQREQPPDPTFLLQARAPGFAALLPSPAGWKILGSLSAVGGITLWQCQGAGTSSEVSLNPFVGLFLCSWCLSSHLWQCGLCPGKGHEAKELLPRGSGAAFLAFRGNLGHFVPLL, encoded by the coding sequence ATGGGAGCGAGTGCTGCTGTGGAAATCAGACAGGGTGGAACTGGGACAGTGCTCAGGACTTCgaggaacagctccaggaatcTTTTCCTCGGCCCTTCGGCTGAGGCCAGGGATGGATCGAGGAAAAGGGCACTCAgtggtggtttggggttgtgGCTGCTCCCAAATCCGGTCTGGGGCTGCTCTCAGACTTCCCTGTCCCTGACTTTCCGTGGGAAAAAACTCCTGATTCACGGGTCACGCtgggctgctgagctgtgggaaCGCATTCCTGGGTGGAATGAGTCTGATTTAATGAGGTGGGTTTGCAGGCAGGGGGAATTTCAGGGCAGCTGGTGCCCGGAGATGTTTTGGCGGGGATGGAAATGGGAAGCAGCGCTCCCGAGGCAGCCGTTCCCTCTGGAATCTGCACAGCAGGGGCAGGAATTCCACACAGAGCGCTGCTCCCACCGCCTGATACTCAGCCAGCCAAAACTTCCCGAGCTGGAATTTGTTGCCCTGAATACTTTTCCTGGGACAAGACAGATTTTTCAAGCTGGGCTGGTTCCATCCTGCCCCTTCTCTGCCACGCAGCGAGAGCAGCCCCCCGATcccacattcctgctgcaggcacGTGCTCCGGGGTTTGCAGCCctgcttccctctccagctggctGGAAAATACTTGGGAGCCTTTCTGCAGTGGGAGGAATAACCttgtggcagtgccagggagccGGGACATCATCAGAGGTGTCACTTAATCCGTTTGTTGGGCTATTTTTGTGCTCCTGGTGTCTCTCCTCTCACCTTTGGCAGTGCGGTTTGTGCCCTGGGAAGGGGCACGAGGCAAAGGAGCTCCTGCCTCGGGGATCTGGGGCTGCATTCCTGGCTTTCAGGGGCAATTTGGGGCATTTTGTTCCCCTTCTGtga
- the LOC116454743 gene encoding uncharacterized protein LOC116454743 isoform X4, protein MGLFPASLLGVEGALLPSRALFHSPDGLPEPRDNGKGRWEWAPGVGSAAGWRLWVFLQRDSLEARSSKGVPWKHTVPKGFHGNTSFLLSCGCLSKGIPWKHTIPAFLCVFLQSNSLEAHNSKEIPWKHIILQGFHGNTQFPLSCGCLSKGIHWKHTIPQGFPGSTQFQRDSMETHNSRFPMGVCPKEFTGSTQFHRDSLEAHNPLFGFNLVPPPPVPGCSLASRNPTKTWNSVLPELYLPLIPIKAQLPKEFCSRGGRGASCSGVLLRARLLFPGKLRLEWGKPELLPPGIPSLPQAEAGMGQT, encoded by the exons ATGGGGCTCTTCCCAGCCTCGCTGTTGGGAGTTGAGGGAGCTTTGCTTCCCTCCCGGGCTCTTTTCCACAGCCCTGACGGGCTCCCGGAGCCGCGGGATAACGGGAAGGGACGTTGGGAGTGGGCCCCAGGTGTGGGGAGCGCTGCAGGCTGGCGTTTGTGGGTGTTTCTGCAGAGGGATTCCCTGGAAGCACGCAGTTCCAAA GGGGTTCCATGGAAACACACAGTTCCAAAGGGATTCCATGGAAACACGtcattcctgctttcctgtgggTGTTTGTCCAAGGGGATTCCATGGAAACAcacaattcctgcttttctctgtgtgtttctccAGAGCAATTCCCTGGAAGCACACAATTCCAAAGAGATTCCCTGGAAGCACATAATTCTACAGGGATTCCATGGAAACACACAATTCCCGCTTTCCTGTGGGTGTTTGTCCAAAGGAATTCACTGGAAGCACACAATTCCACAGGGATTCCCTGGAAGCACACAATTCCAAAGGGATTCCATGGAAACACACAATTCCCGCTTTCCTATGGGTGTTTGTCCAAAGGAATTCACTGGAAGCACACAATTCCACAGGGATTCCCTGGAAGCGCACAATCCCCTGTTCGGATTCAACCTTGTTCCTCCCCCCCCAGTGCCGGGCTGTTCCCTGGCCTCCAGAAATCCCACAAAAACGTGGAATTCCGTCCTGCCGGAGCTTTATCTCCCTTTGATCCCGATCAAAGCCCAGCTCCCAAAGGAGTTTTGCTccaggggtgggaggggagcCTCCTGCTCCGGCGTCCTGCTCCGGGCCAGGCTGCTCTTCCCGGGGAAACTGAG GCTGGAATGGGGCAAACCTGAACTTCTTCCCCCTGGAATTCCCAGCCTGCCCCAAGCTGAGGCTGGAATGGGGCAAACCTGA
- the SDHB gene encoding succinate dehydrogenase [ubiquinone] iron-sulfur subunit, mitochondrial: MAAAAVGVSLRRGVPARLLRAGPRAVLRGVQTAAAAPRLKKFAIYRWDPDKPGDKPRMQTYEVDLNKCGPMVLDALIKIKNEMDSTLTFRRSCREGICGSCAMNIAGGNTLACIKKIDSDLNKVTKIYPLPHMYVVKDLVPDLSNFYAQYKSIEPYLKKKDESKEGKEQYLQSIEDRQKLDGLYECILCACCSTSCPSYWWNGDKYLGPAVLMQAYRWMIDSRDDYTEERLAQLQDPFSLYRCHTIMNCTRTCPKGLNPGKAIAEIKKMMATYKQKAAAV; this comes from the exons atggcggcggccgCGGTCGGAGTCTCCTTGAGGCGCGGAGTCCCCGCGCGGCTCctgcgggccgggccgcgggcg gtGCTCCGGGGAGTGCagacggcggcggcggcgccgcggcTGAAGAAATTCGCCATCTACAGATGGGACCCCGACAAGCCCGGGGACAAGCCCCGCATGCAGACCTACGAGGTGGATCTCAACAA GTGTGGGCCCATGGTGCTCGATGCCCTGATCAAGATCAAGAACGAGATGGACTCCACGCTGACCTTCCGCAGGTCCTGCAGGGAGG gaatTTGCGGCTCCTGTGCCATGAACATCGCTGGGGGCAACACCCTGGCCTGCATCAAAAAAATCGACAGTGACCTCAACAAAGTCACCAAAATCTACCCTCTGCCCCACATGTACGTGGTGAAGGACCTGGTTCCG GACCTGAGTAACTTCTACGCCCAGTACAAATCCATCGAGCCCTACCTGAAGAAGAAGGACGAGTCCAAGGAGGGCAAGGAGCAGTACCTGCAGTCCATAGAGGACCGTCAGAAACtg gaCGGGCTCTACGAGTGCATCCTGTGCgcctgctgcagcaccagctgtcCCAGCTACTGGTGGAACGGGGACAAGTACCTGGGCCCCGCCGTGCTCATGCAG GCCTACCGCTGGATGATCGACTCGCGGGATGACTACACGGAGGAGCGGCTGGCCCAGCTGCAGGACCCCTTCTCGCTGTACCGCTGCCACACCATCATGAACTGCACCCGCACCTGCCCCAAG GGTTTGAACCCCGGCAAAGCCATCGCCGAGATCAAGAAGATGATGGCCACCTACAAGCAGAAGGCAGCGGCTGTGTAA
- the LOC116454743 gene encoding uncharacterized protein LOC116454743 isoform X1, whose amino-acid sequence MGLFPASLLGVEGALLPSRALFHSPDGLPEPRDNGKGRWEWAPGVGSAAGWRLWVFLQRDSLEARSSKGIPWKHTVPKEFPGNTSFLLSCGCLSKGIPWKHTIPAFLWVFVQRDSLEAHTSRGILWKHTIPQGFHGSTQFPLSCGCLSKAIPWKHTIPKRFPGNTIPAFLWVFVQRNSLEAHNSTGIPWKHTIPKGFHGNTQFPLSYGCLSKGIHWKHTIPQGFPGSAQSPVRIQPCSSPPSAGLFPGLQKSHKNVEFRPAGALSPFDPDQSPAPKGVLLQGWEGSLLLRRPAPGQAALPGETEAGMGQT is encoded by the exons ATGGGGCTCTTCCCAGCCTCGCTGTTGGGAGTTGAGGGAGCTTTGCTTCCCTCCCGGGCTCTTTTCCACAGCCCTGACGGGCTCCCGGAGCCGCGGGATAACGGGAAGGGACGTTGGGAGTGGGCCCCAGGTGTGGGGAGCGCTGCAGGCTGGCGTTTGTGGGTGTTTCTGCAGAGGGATTCCCTGGAAGCACGCAGTTCCAAAGGAATTCCATGGAAACACACAGTTCCAAAGGAATTCCCTGGAAACACGtcattcctgctttcctgtgggTGTTTGTCCAAGGGGATTCCATGGAAACACacaattcctgctttcctgtgggTGTTTGTCCAAAGGGATTCCCTGGAAGCACACACTTCCAGAGGGATTCTATGGAAGCACACAATTCCACAGGGATTCCATGGAAGCACACAATTCCCGCTTTCCTGTGGGTGTTTGTCCAA AGCAATTCCCTGGAAGCACACAATTCCAAAGAGATTCCCTGGAA ACACAATTCCCGCTTTCCTGTGGGTGTTTGTCCAAAGGAATTCACTGGAAGCACACAATTCCACAGGGATTCCCTGGAAGCACACAATTCCAAAGGGATTCCATGGAAACACACAATTCCCGCTTTCCTATGGGTGTTTGTCCAAAGGAATTCACTGGAAGCACACAATTCCACAGGGATTCCCTGGAAGCGCACAATCCCCTGTTCGGATTCAACCTTGTTCCTCCCCCCCCAGTGCCGGGCTGTTCCCTGGCCTCCAGAAATCCCACAAAAACGTGGAATTCCGTCCTGCCGGAGCTTTATCTCCCTTTGATCCCGATCAAAGCCCAGCTCCCAAAGGAGTTTTGCTccaggggtgggaggggagcCTCCTGCTCCGGCGTCCTGCTCCGGGCCAGGCTGCTCTTCCCGGGGAAACTGAGGCTGGAATGGGGCAAACCTGA
- the LOC116454743 gene encoding uncharacterized protein LOC116454743 isoform X3, with protein sequence MGLFPASLLGVEGALLPSRALFHSPDGLPEPRDNGKGRWEWAPGVGSAAGWRLWVFLQRDSLEARSSKGVPWKHTVPKGFHGNTSFLLSCGCLSKGIPWKHTIPAFLCVFLQSNSLEAHNSKEIPWKHIILQGFHGNTQFPLSCGCLSKGIHWKHTIPQGFPGSTQFQRDSMETHNSRFPMGVCPKEFTGSTQFHRDSLEAHNPLFGFNLVPPPPVPGCSLASRNPTKTWNSVLPELYLPLIPIKAQLPKEFCSRGGRGASCSGVLLRARLLFPGKLRLEWGKPELLPPGIPSLSQAEAGMGQT encoded by the exons ATGGGGCTCTTCCCAGCCTCGCTGTTGGGAGTTGAGGGAGCTTTGCTTCCCTCCCGGGCTCTTTTCCACAGCCCTGACGGGCTCCCGGAGCCGCGGGATAACGGGAAGGGACGTTGGGAGTGGGCCCCAGGTGTGGGGAGCGCTGCAGGCTGGCGTTTGTGGGTGTTTCTGCAGAGGGATTCCCTGGAAGCACGCAGTTCCAAA GGGGTTCCATGGAAACACACAGTTCCAAAGGGATTCCATGGAAACACGtcattcctgctttcctgtgggTGTTTGTCCAAGGGGATTCCATGGAAACAcacaattcctgcttttctctgtgtgtttctccAGAGCAATTCCCTGGAAGCACACAATTCCAAAGAGATTCCCTGGAAGCACATAATTCTACAGGGATTCCATGGAAACACACAATTCCCGCTTTCCTGTGGGTGTTTGTCCAAAGGAATTCACTGGAAGCACACAATTCCACAGGGATTCCCTGGAAGCACACAATTCCAAAGGGATTCCATGGAAACACACAATTCCCGCTTTCCTATGGGTGTTTGTCCAAAGGAATTCACTGGAAGCACACAATTCCACAGGGATTCCCTGGAAGCGCACAATCCCCTGTTCGGATTCAACCTTGTTCCTCCCCCCCCAGTGCCGGGCTGTTCCCTGGCCTCCAGAAATCCCACAAAAACGTGGAATTCCGTCCTGCCGGAGCTTTATCTCCCTTTGATCCCGATCAAAGCCCAGCTCCCAAAGGAGTTTTGCTccaggggtgggaggggagcCTCCTGCTCCGGCGTCCTGCTCCGGGCCAGGCTGCTCTTCCCGGGGAAACTGAGGCTGGAATGGGGCAAACCTGAACTTCTTCCCCCTGGAattcccagcctgtcccaagCTGAGGCTGGAATGGGGCAAACCTGA